The following are encoded together in the Stegostoma tigrinum isolate sSteTig4 chromosome 42, sSteTig4.hap1, whole genome shotgun sequence genome:
- the LOC125449337 gene encoding zinc finger protein 239-like: MSKHQQDHTRERLWKCEDCGKGFLYPSQLEMHQRSHTGEKPFTCSDCGMGFTQSSNLLKHQRVHTGERPFICSVCGKGFMQTSHLLKHQRVHTGERPFTCSMCGKEFSLSSSLLIHQRIHNGESPFTCSVCGKGFTSSTNLLRHQQVHTGEKPFTCSVCGKGFTQSSSLLEHQQVHSGKRPFTCSECGKGFTRSSKLLVHQRVHTGEKPFTCTECGKGFTHSSNLLTHQRLHTGERPFACSDCGKAFTRTIDLLIHQRIHTGEKPFTCSECGKGFAHSSNLLRHQRVHTGERPFTCSMCGKGFTQSSKLLIHQQIHQES, from the coding sequence ATGTCCAAACATCAGCAAGATCACACtagggagagactgtggaaatgtgaggaTTGCGGGAAGGGATTtctttacccatcccagctggaaatgcaccaacgTAGTCACACTGGGGAAAAGCCATTtacctgctctgattgtgggatgggattcactcagtcatccaaccTACTCaaacatcagcgagttcacactggagagagaccattcatttgctctgtgtgtgggaaaggattcatgcAGACATCTCACTTGCTGAaacaccagcgggttcacacaggagagagaccattcacttgttcCATGTGTGGGAAAGAATTTTCTTTGTCATCCAGCCTATTGATACATCAGCGAATTCACAATGGGGAGAgtccattcacctgctctgtgtgtgggaaaggattcacttcatcaaccaacctgctgagacaccagcaagttcacactggggagaaaccgttcacctgttctgtgtgtggcaaaggattcactcagtcatcatCTCTGCTggaacaccagcaagttcactctggaaagagaccattcacttgttctgaatgtgggaaaggattcactcgctCATCTAAACTACTGgtacatcagcgagttcacactggagagaaaccgttcACCTGTACCGAGTGTGGAAAAGGATTTACTCACTCATCCAACCTTCTGACTCACCAGCGACTTcatactggagagagaccattcgcCTGTTCGGattgtgggaaagcattcactcggACAATTGacctgctgatacaccagcgaattcacactggggagaaaccattcacctgttcagagtgtgggaagggatttgctcactcgTCCAACCtgttgagacaccagcgagttcacactggggagagaccattcacttgctccatgtgtggaaagggattcactcagtcatccaaactgttaataCATCAGCAAATTCACCAAGAATCATAG